The Xanthomonas sp. DAR 80977 nucleotide sequence CCACCCATGGCCAGGACGGCATCATCGACGCGCACGGCTACGTGCTCAACGACATCACCGTCGAGGCGCTGGTCAAGCAGTCGCTGTCGCATGCGCAGGCCGGCGTGGACATCGTCTCGCCCTCGGACATGATGGACGGGCGCATCGGCGCGATCCGCCGCGCGCTGGATGCCGACCAGCACCTGCACGTGCGCATCATGGCCTACTCGGCCAAGTACGCCTCGGCGTTCTACGGCCCGTTCCGCGACGCGGTCGGCAGCGCCGGCAACCTCGGCAAGGCCGACAAGAGCACCTACCAGATGGACCCGGCCAACGGCGACGAGGCCTTGCGCGAGATCGCGCTGGATCTGGAGGAAGGCGCCGACATGGTGATGGTCAAGCCCGGCATGCCGTACCTGGACGTGGTGCGGCGGGTGAAGGACGAATTCCGCGTGCCCACCTTCGCCTACCAGGTCAGCGGCGAGTACGCGATGCTCAAGGCCGCCTTCGCCAACGGCTGGCTGGACGAACGCAAGTGCGTGCTGGAATCGCTGATGGCGTTCAAGCGTGCCGGCGCCGACGGCGTGCTGACCTACTTCGCGCCGCAGGTGGCGCGCTGGCTGCGCGAGGCGCGCTGAGGCGGACACGTAGGGCCTGTCGGAGCATTTCGATCCGGACGATGCCGTCTTTTGCGGGAGCGACTTCAGTCGCGACGTCGGGCACTCTCGGTAGAGCCCGTCGCGACTGAAGTCGCTCCCAAAATGCGTGGCGAAGTGAGGGGAAAACCTGCCGCCGCTTGCGGGTGCCTGCGCGGATGGCTGTGCCAGCGGCAGCGAGGCGGCTGCCGGCGGGTCGGACGGTGCCGCGTGTCGTAGGAGCGGCTTCAGCCGCGACGGACGCTTTCCGACAGGATCTGTCGCGGCTGAAGCCGCTCCTACAAAGGCAGGAAGCGCGCAGAGCAAACGCGCGGGCGCGGCATCTACGCGGACGGCTGCGCCAGCGGCATCGAGGCGGCTGCCGGCAGGCAGCCCAGACCGATCAGCGTCGCCTCCACCGCGTCGTCCAGCGGCGTGTGCGGCTCTTCGCCGAGCGTGCGCAGCAGGCGCGCGTTGCGCATGCGCAGCGGATGCCGCCACAGCGGGCGCATCTCGCGCAGTTCGCGCGCCAGCGGCAGGAACGCAACGGCCAGGGTCAGCAGCCACCACGGGAAGCGGCGGGTCTTCGGCGGCGCCATGCCGTGGCGTTGCAGCACGCGGGCGATCGCCGCGGCCATCTGCGTGCCGTCGGCATCCCAGTGTCCGTCCATGTGCAGGCGCGCGAAGGCCGGAAGCGCCACGCGCTGCTGCAGCAGCCGCAGCATGGTCCGCGCCACGTCCGGAACGTACGCCCACTGGTGGCCGACGCCGGGATCGCCCGGCAGCGTCACCGTGGCGATCGGGCGCCCCGCTGTCACCAGGCCTTGCGCGAACCAGCTGTTGCCCACGCGCGGGCCGAAGAAGTCGCCGGCGCGCACCACGATGACCCGCGCCCCGTGCGCGGTCGCGGCCTGCAGGCGCCGCTCCATCTCGACCCGGATCGCGCCCTTGCGCGTGGCCGGGGCCTGCGCCGCGTCTTCGTCCGGCGCCGGGTAGGCATCCAGGCCGTAGTTGTAGACCGTGCCCGGCAACACGACGGTCGCGCGTTCGGCGCAGGCCGCGGCGATGCTGTTGTCGAGCATCGGCAGCACCAGTTCCGACCAGCGCCGGTAACCGGGCGGATTCACCGCGTGCACGATCACCGCGCAGCCGCGCGCGGCCTGCAGCACGTCCTCGCGGCACATGGCGTCGCCGCGCTGCCAGGCGATGCCGTCGCGGGTTTCGTTGGCGCTGGCCAGGCCGCGCTGCAGTGCGCGCACCTGCCAGCCGGCGTCGCGCAGCTGGCGCGCCAGCTCGCCGCCGATGCCGCCAGTGGCGCCCAGGACCAGGGCGGTGGTGGAGGTCGTTGCCATGTGGATGCTCCGTTGCGGGGGAGGCGGCCAGTGTCGCCGCGGCCACGTTGCGAAGGAATTGGCGAACATCGACGATCGGCTATACATTTATGTATGGACAACGCCATCGGTTGGGAGCTGTACCGGTCCTTCCTCGCCGTGCTGGAGGAGGGCTCGCTGTCCGCGGCGGCGCGTGCGCTGGCGCTGACCCAGCCCACCGTCGGCCGGCATGTGGCGGCGCTGGAGCAGGCGCTGGCGGTGCCGCTGTTCGTGCGCTCGCAGAGCGGGCTGCTGCCGACCGACGCGGCGCTGGCGTTGCGCGGCCATGCCCAGGCCATGGGCAGCATCGCCGCCTCGCTGCAGCGCGCGGCCGGCCGCCATGGCCAGGCGGTGCAGGGCACGGTGCGGATCT carries:
- the hemB gene encoding porphobilinogen synthase, whose translation is MAHPHYRPRRMRRDDFSRRLMREHTLTADDLIWPVFVHELPGRAPIASMPGVARLSIDELLKEAETALELGIPVIDLFPVIDPSGKSLDAAEAWNEDGLAQRAVRALKARFPELGVMTDVALDPYTTHGQDGIIDAHGYVLNDITVEALVKQSLSHAQAGVDIVSPSDMMDGRIGAIRRALDADQHLHVRIMAYSAKYASAFYGPFRDAVGSAGNLGKADKSTYQMDPANGDEALREIALDLEEGADMVMVKPGMPYLDVVRRVKDEFRVPTFAYQVSGEYAMLKAAFANGWLDERKCVLESLMAFKRAGADGVLTYFAPQVARWLREAR
- a CDS encoding NAD-dependent epimerase/dehydratase family protein → MATTSTTALVLGATGGIGGELARQLRDAGWQVRALQRGLASANETRDGIAWQRGDAMCREDVLQAARGCAVIVHAVNPPGYRRWSELVLPMLDNSIAAACAERATVVLPGTVYNYGLDAYPAPDEDAAQAPATRKGAIRVEMERRLQAATAHGARVIVVRAGDFFGPRVGNSWFAQGLVTAGRPIATVTLPGDPGVGHQWAYVPDVARTMLRLLQQRVALPAFARLHMDGHWDADGTQMAAAIARVLQRHGMAPPKTRRFPWWLLTLAVAFLPLARELREMRPLWRHPLRMRNARLLRTLGEEPHTPLDDAVEATLIGLGCLPAAASMPLAQPSA